One genomic segment of Alphaproteobacteria bacterium includes these proteins:
- the hrcA gene encoding heat-inducible transcriptional repressor HrcA, with product MRSTPVVPFERKTPTTAAETAGPAVLSAKAADSAIRALDERSRDVFRRVVEAYVETGEPVGSRTLSRQLAERLSPATIRNVMADLQDLGLLYSPHTSAGRLPTDVGLRWFVDGLLEVGRLSSEERDNIEVQCAATGRAPAQVLEQASQMLAGLGQGAGLVIAPKAESPLKHIEFVSLAPGRTLVVLVQGSGLVENRIIETPIGLTPAQLSQAGNFLNARIVGRTLAEARAEIVEQLEAERAALDELSRKVAAEGLAVWSSDDGKPAQDAYLIVRGQSKLLADVHAMEDLERIRRLFEALEQHESLAKILDQAQQAQGVQIFIGAQNELFGLSGCSTVIAPYTDSRARIVGAIGVIGPTRLNYARIIPTVDYTAKIVGRLVG from the coding sequence ATGCGCAGCACCCCCGTCGTTCCTTTCGAGCGTAAGACGCCGACGACGGCCGCCGAAACGGCCGGTCCCGCCGTGTTGTCGGCGAAAGCCGCCGATTCCGCCATTCGGGCCCTGGACGAGCGCTCGCGCGACGTGTTCCGCCGCGTCGTCGAAGCCTATGTCGAGACGGGCGAGCCGGTCGGCTCGCGCACGCTGTCGCGCCAATTGGCCGAACGCCTGTCGCCCGCGACGATCCGCAACGTCATGGCCGATCTTCAGGATCTGGGCCTGCTCTATTCGCCGCATACCTCGGCCGGGCGCTTGCCGACCGATGTGGGCTTGCGCTGGTTCGTCGACGGGCTGCTGGAAGTCGGCCGCTTGTCGAGCGAAGAGCGCGACAATATCGAAGTGCAATGCGCCGCCACCGGCCGCGCCCCCGCCCAAGTGCTCGAGCAAGCCTCGCAAATGCTGGCGGGGCTGGGGCAGGGGGCGGGGCTCGTCATCGCGCCCAAGGCGGAATCGCCGCTCAAGCATATCGAGTTCGTGTCGTTGGCGCCGGGCCGCACGCTGGTCGTACTCGTCCAAGGCTCGGGCCTGGTCGAAAACCGCATCATCGAAACGCCGATCGGCTTGACGCCCGCGCAATTGTCGCAAGCGGGCAATTTCCTCAACGCGCGCATCGTCGGCCGCACGCTGGCCGAAGCGCGCGCGGAAATCGTCGAGCAGCTCGAAGCCGAGCGCGCGGCGCTGGACGAGCTTTCGCGCAAAGTCGCGGCGGAAGGCCTCGCGGTGTGGTCGTCGGACGACGGCAAGCCCGCGCAAGACGCGTATTTGATCGTGCGCGGCCAGTCGAAGCTGCTGGCCGATGTGCACGCGATGGAAGATTTGGAGCGTATCCGCCGCTTGTTCGAAGCGCTGGAGCAGCACGAATCGCTGGCGAAGATCCTCGATCAAGCGCAGCAAGCGCAGGGCGTGCAGATCTTCATCGGCGCGCAGAACGAATTGTTCGGTTTGTCGGGCTGTTCGACCGTCATCGCGCCCTATACGGATTCGCGCGCGCGCATCGTCGGCGCCATCGGCGTGATCGGGCCGACCCGCCTCAATTACGCGCGGATTATTCCCACGGTCGACTACACGGCCAAGATCGTCGGGCGCCTCGTCGGCTGA
- a CDS encoding SRPBCC domain-containing protein — protein MSKRDANAAAISVTREFDAPPHRLFRWWTEPRHFIRWFGPARTDMPVCDLEPRPGGLLRLCMRYDDGREIWLKGRFREVQEPDRLVFALWFTDEKGAPAAHPMYEDWPLDATFLTTVAFEDAGHRAKLTVHQAVRPLLAAKHPNLLAERDMARQGWVESFERLADLLVDAE, from the coding sequence ATGTCCAAACGGGACGCCAACGCAGCCGCGATATCGGTGACGCGCGAATTCGACGCGCCGCCGCACCGGCTATTCCGCTGGTGGACCGAGCCGCGGCACTTCATCCGCTGGTTCGGCCCGGCGCGCACCGATATGCCGGTCTGCGATCTGGAGCCGCGCCCCGGCGGGTTGCTGCGGCTGTGCATGCGCTACGACGACGGGCGCGAAATCTGGCTGAAAGGCCGGTTCCGCGAGGTGCAGGAGCCCGATCGCCTGGTCTTCGCGCTATGGTTCACCGACGAAAAGGGCGCCCCCGCCGCGCATCCGATGTACGAGGATTGGCCGCTCGACGCGACCTTCCTGACGACCGTCGCGTTCGAGGATGCCGGCCATCGCGCCAAGCTCACGGTCCATCAAGCCGTGCGCCCGCTACTGGCGGCCAAGCATCCCAATCTGCTGGCCGAGCGCGATATGGCCCGCCAAGGCTGGGTCGAAAGTTTCGAACGTCTCGCCGATCTGCTCGTCGACGCCGAGTGA
- the rdgB gene encoding RdgB/HAM1 family non-canonical purine NTP pyrophosphatase — translation MGRRQLTEPTLVIATHNKGKLVEIADLMRPFGVACVSAGDKGVPEPEETGTTFEANAELKALHSARATGLPALADDSGLCVAALNGDPGLYSARWAGPARDFGFAMRKVEEALAAKNAKDRSAFFVACLTLAWPDGHCETFRGEVHGHVVWPPRGDNGFGYDPMFVAENETITFGEMDPARKHGMSHRARAFAELVAGCFAGRRG, via the coding sequence ATGGGCCGTCGCCAACTAACCGAGCCCACGCTCGTCATCGCGACCCACAACAAGGGCAAGCTGGTCGAGATCGCCGACCTGATGCGGCCCTTCGGCGTGGCGTGCGTATCGGCGGGCGACAAGGGCGTGCCGGAGCCCGAGGAAACGGGCACGACCTTCGAAGCGAACGCGGAGCTGAAAGCGCTGCATTCGGCGCGCGCCACCGGCTTGCCCGCCCTCGCCGACGATTCCGGCCTGTGCGTCGCCGCGTTGAACGGCGATCCCGGGCTCTATTCGGCGCGCTGGGCCGGGCCCGCGCGGGATTTCGGCTTCGCCATGCGTAAAGTCGAAGAGGCGCTGGCCGCAAAAAACGCGAAGGACCGGAGTGCCTTCTTCGTCGCATGCCTCACGCTCGCCTGGCCGGACGGGCATTGCGAGACGTTTCGCGGCGAGGTGCACGGCCATGTCGTTTGGCCGCCGCGCGGGGACAACGGATTCGGCTACGACCCGATGTTCGTGGCGGAGAACGAGACGATCACCTTCGGCGAGATGGATCCCGCGCGCAAACATGGGATGAGCCATCGCGCGCGCGCCTTCGCCGAACTGGTGGCGGGCTGCTTCGCCGGACGGCGCGGATGA
- the rph gene encoding ribonuclease PH, translating into MRPSGRKNDQLRDVSLEPGFTKHAEGSCLIRFGDTHVLCTASVDEKVPPFLRNSGSGWVTAEYGMLPRSTHTRTDREAAKGKQSGRTQEIQRLIGRSLRSVLDAKALGERQIKIDCDVLQADGGTRTASITGAWVALHQALTKLVVAKTIPAVPLRDHVAAISCGISNGTAVLDLDYVEDSACEVDANFVLTGSQAIVEVQGTAERDPFAKDQLLAMLGLAEKGIGELVALQKKAIAAWAVAN; encoded by the coding sequence ATGCGCCCCTCCGGCCGCAAAAACGATCAACTTCGAGACGTCAGTCTCGAGCCCGGCTTCACCAAACACGCCGAGGGCTCGTGCCTGATCCGCTTCGGCGACACGCATGTGCTGTGCACCGCCTCGGTCGACGAAAAGGTCCCGCCCTTCCTGCGCAATTCGGGGTCGGGCTGGGTGACGGCCGAATACGGCATGCTGCCGCGCTCCACCCACACGCGCACCGACCGCGAAGCCGCCAAGGGCAAGCAATCGGGCCGCACACAGGAGATCCAGCGCTTGATCGGCCGCTCGTTGCGCTCGGTGCTCGACGCGAAGGCTTTGGGCGAACGCCAGATCAAGATCGATTGCGACGTGCTGCAGGCCGACGGGGGCACACGCACCGCGTCGATCACCGGCGCCTGGGTGGCGCTCCACCAAGCGCTGACCAAGCTGGTCGTCGCCAAGACGATTCCAGCCGTGCCGCTGCGCGACCATGTCGCGGCGATTTCCTGCGGTATTTCCAACGGCACGGCCGTGCTCGATCTCGATTACGTCGAGGATTCGGCCTGCGAGGTCGACGCGAATTTCGTGCTGACCGGTTCGCAAGCCATCGTCGAAGTTCAGGGCACGGCGGAGCGCGATCCCTTCGCCAAGGATCAATTGCTGGCGATGCTGGGCCTCGCCGAGAAGGGCATCGGCGAACTCGTCGCGTTGCAGAAGAAGGCGATCGCCGCATGGGCCGTCGCCAACTAA
- the dnaK gene encoding molecular chaperone DnaK, which produces MSKVIGIDLGTTNSCVAVMEGSTPKVIPNAEGANTTPSIVAFADSGERLVGQPAKRQAVTNPSDTFYAIKRLIGRRFEDPMVSKDVGLVPYKIVKADNGDAWVDSKGKKYSPSQISAFTLMKMKETAEAYLGETVTQAVITVPAYFNDSQRQATKDAGKIAGLEVLRIINEPTAAALAYGLEKKKAGTIAVYDLGGGTFDVSVLEIGDGVFEVKSTNGDTFLGGEDFDNEIITYLAAEFKKEQGIDLRADKLALQRLKEAAEKAKIELSSAVQTEVNLPFITADASGPKHLNIKLTRAKLESLVDALIQRTIEPCRAALKDAGLKASEIDEVVLVGGMTRMPKVIETVKQFFGREPHRGVNPDEVVAIGAAIQAGVLKGDVKDVLLLDVTPLSLGIETLGGVFTRLIDRNTTIPTRKSQVFSTAEDSQSAVTIRVFQGEREMAADNKMLGQFDLVGLPPAPRGVPQIEVTFDIDANGIVQVSAKDKGTGKEQQIRIQASGGLSDAEIQKMVKDAEANAAEDKKRRDLVEAKNRAEGMIHDVEKNLKEHGDKIGADKAVIEQAIADLKGVKDGDDVEAIKAKTDALTQASMKLGEAMYKASQAEAAAGGADAGPSAEAPKGDAPKDEKVVDATFEDVSDKNKKN; this is translated from the coding sequence ATGAGCAAAGTTATCGGCATCGACCTCGGCACGACCAATTCCTGCGTCGCCGTGATGGAAGGCAGCACGCCGAAGGTCATCCCCAACGCCGAGGGGGCGAACACCACGCCGTCGATCGTCGCCTTCGCCGATTCCGGCGAGCGTCTGGTCGGCCAGCCCGCCAAGCGCCAGGCGGTCACCAATCCTTCGGACACGTTCTACGCGATCAAGCGTCTGATCGGCCGCCGCTTCGAAGACCCGATGGTCTCGAAGGATGTGGGCCTCGTGCCCTACAAGATCGTCAAGGCCGACAACGGCGACGCGTGGGTCGATTCGAAGGGCAAGAAGTATTCGCCCTCGCAGATCTCCGCCTTCACGCTGATGAAGATGAAGGAGACGGCCGAGGCGTATCTGGGCGAAACGGTCACGCAAGCCGTGATCACCGTCCCCGCCTATTTCAACGACTCCCAGCGCCAAGCCACGAAGGACGCCGGCAAGATCGCGGGTCTCGAAGTTCTGCGCATCATCAACGAGCCGACGGCGGCCGCGTTGGCCTATGGCCTTGAGAAGAAGAAGGCCGGCACGATCGCGGTCTACGATTTGGGCGGCGGCACGTTCGACGTGTCGGTGCTGGAAATCGGCGACGGCGTGTTCGAAGTGAAGTCCACGAACGGCGACACGTTCCTGGGCGGCGAAGATTTCGACAACGAGATCATCACCTATCTGGCGGCCGAGTTCAAAAAGGAGCAGGGCATCGACCTGCGCGCCGACAAGCTTGCCTTGCAGCGGCTGAAGGAAGCCGCCGAGAAGGCGAAGATCGAGCTGTCGTCGGCGGTGCAGACCGAAGTGAACCTGCCCTTCATCACGGCGGACGCCTCGGGCCCGAAGCATCTCAACATCAAGCTGACGCGCGCCAAGCTCGAAAGCCTGGTCGATGCGCTGATCCAGCGCACGATCGAGCCGTGCCGTGCGGCCCTCAAGGACGCCGGCCTCAAGGCCAGCGAAATCGACGAGGTCGTGCTGGTCGGCGGCATGACGCGCATGCCCAAGGTCATCGAGACCGTGAAGCAGTTCTTCGGGCGCGAGCCGCATCGCGGCGTCAACCCCGACGAAGTGGTCGCGATCGGTGCCGCCATTCAGGCCGGCGTGTTGAAGGGCGACGTCAAGGACGTGCTGTTGCTCGACGTGACGCCGCTGTCGCTGGGCATCGAAACGCTCGGCGGCGTGTTCACGCGCCTGATCGACCGCAACACCACGATCCCGACCCGCAAGTCGCAGGTCTTCTCGACGGCCGAGGATTCGCAATCGGCCGTGACGATCCGCGTCTTCCAGGGCGAGCGCGAGATGGCCGCCGACAACAAGATGCTCGGCCAGTTCGACCTCGTCGGTCTGCCGCCCGCCCCGCGCGGCGTGCCGCAGATCGAAGTGACGTTCGACATCGACGCCAACGGCATCGTCCAGGTTTCGGCCAAGGATAAGGGCACGGGCAAGGAGCAGCAGATCCGCATCCAAGCCTCGGGCGGCCTGTCCGACGCCGAAATCCAGAAGATGGTGAAGGACGCCGAGGCGAACGCCGCCGAGGACAAGAAGCGCCGCGATCTGGTCGAGGCGAAGAACCGCGCCGAAGGCATGATCCACGACGTCGAAAAGAACCTGAAGGAGCATGGCGACAAGATCGGGGCCGATAAGGCCGTGATCGAGCAAGCCATCGCCGACCTGAAGGGCGTCAAGGACGGCGACGACGTCGAGGCGATCAAGGCCAAGACCGACGCGCTGACCCAAGCGTCGATGAAGCTGGGCGAAGCCATGTACAAGGCGTCGCAGGCCGAAGCCGCCGCGGGCGGCGCCGATGCCGGTCCGTCGGCCGAAGCGCCCAAGGGCGACGCGCCGAAGGACGAAAAGGTCGTCGACGCGACGTTCGAAGACGTGTCCGACAAGAACAAGAAGAACTGA
- a CDS encoding nucleotide exchange factor GrpE: protein MTDPQQPTPEEIPPQTAETPEAADPLAEALARAEAAEAELARVKDGALRAMADAENVKKRAEREIVEREKYAVSGFAKALLAVADNLRRALDTVSADAKAADPVLGKLVEGVELTERELLSAFEKFGVVKLDPVGKPADPNFHQVVAQVDHPTAAPGTVAQVFQAGYTLNGRLLREAMVTVAKGAPAAPGATVDTQA from the coding sequence ATGACCGATCCGCAACAGCCCACGCCCGAAGAAATCCCGCCGCAGACGGCCGAAACGCCGGAAGCCGCCGATCCGTTGGCGGAAGCGCTGGCGCGCGCCGAAGCGGCCGAGGCGGAGCTTGCGCGCGTCAAGGACGGCGCGTTGCGCGCGATGGCCGATGCCGAGAACGTCAAGAAGCGCGCCGAGCGCGAAATCGTCGAGCGCGAGAAATACGCGGTCTCGGGTTTCGCCAAGGCGTTGCTGGCGGTCGCGGATAATCTGCGCCGCGCGCTCGATACCGTATCGGCCGACGCGAAAGCCGCCGATCCCGTCCTTGGCAAGCTGGTCGAGGGCGTGGAGTTGACCGAGCGCGAGTTGCTGAGCGCTTTCGAGAAATTCGGCGTGGTGAAGCTCGACCCCGTCGGCAAGCCGGCCGATCCGAATTTCCATCAGGTGGTCGCCCAGGTCGATCACCCGACGGCGGCCCCCGGCACGGTCGCGCAGGTCTTCCAGGCCGGTTACACGCTCAACGGCCGCTTGTTGCGCGAAGCGATGGTCACGGTCGCCAAGGGGGCGCCCGCCGCCCCCGGTGCGACGGTCGATACGCAGGCCTAA